CTCTGGTGGGGTGTTCCAGCCCTGACTCACTCTCCCTGGGAGGTAGCGGCTTTGGCAGGGGCATCGGTAGGGAGGGGCAGGGCAGtctcctcctcccccactccATCTTGCTCTCCTGCTTCCATCCTGCCCTTCCTGTTCTctcccactgctgctgctgctgctgctcctcctcctcctcctcctcctcctcctcctcctcctgcccccggGTGTCCAGTGGCACTGGGAGAGGGTCCCGCAGTGGCAGCAGGCATCagaggccctgccctgccctgtcccGGAGGAAGGGAAACGCCATCCAGGTAGGTGAGTGTTGAGCCTTCTCCCTACTTAGGGGCCAAGACCCTCCGGGGGGTTCCCCTAGGTCCTGCCAGGCCGGCCTGGGGCTGGCAGGCCCTGGGTTGCAATTGTGGGGTCTCAAGGCTCAAAAGAATGAGGGAGACTGGGTGCTGCCCCAGCAGGGGCCTCCTGGTGACCCCAGGGGTCAGCATAAAGTCCAGCTCCACATGAGGGGGAAGCTGAGCTAAGCCTTGGGCTCTGACTCCTACTTTGCAGTATGGCCCGGGGCCTATGGGCTCAAGAGGGCTCTGGGGCCAGTTGCGGAAAGGCCACACCACGGGCCTGGCAGCTGCTATAGCCACAGCCTCACCACAGGCCCCTCTGTCCACGGGTGTGGGAGGGGGCATGGGCGGCTTCTAGAGGGGATGCCAGTGCAGAGGGGACGCATGCCAGCAGATGCTCCCTGGAGCGCCCGAGGAGCTGCAAGGGGGTGACAGGACAGGCCTCCATCCCAACCCTCTCCTGGGACTGATGGAACTGGAGGCACAGTGCTTGTGCTCAGACCCAACCTGGCCCCGAAGTGGCCTCAGGCCCCCGGTCCGCTGGCAGCAAGGACCCCAAAGTGGCAGCCCCCAGCAGCCAACCCAGCCCCCAGGTCAACTGGGGAAGCATCGGGCAGGGCGGGGCTGCTCAGAGAGTGCTGGCCTAGGGGGCAgagcccccacctccccacagccTCCTTAGGCCCCTGCAACCAGCAGCTGGGCTTAGGGGGCTCACCTGGCCCTGCTGGAGCCCCAGACTGCCCCTCCCCAGCTAGTACTGGCCCTAAGTGAGGGTCTCCTGGGTGTGCGACTGCTTCAGGTCTACCAGAGGCCCTTGCTGCCCAGCTGGGCTCCCCGTCTCCAGATGCACCGAGGGCCACCCCAGGCTGGGTGGCGAGCAGGGCAGGCATGTTTATTCCCACTTAACAGATGGGGAAGGTGAGGCTGGGGTGAGACCTGGACCTTTGCCAGGCAGTCAGGGTGGATGGAGTGGTAGGAGAGGCAGGGCTCCAGCCTCTTCTCGTAGGGCACATTCCCGGCTGCCTCTGGACGGGAGACCGTGtctgatgaggaggaaggaggcaaGCAGAGGTGGGTGCTGGTGGCAGGCTCGGGCAGGGCTGCTTCCCCTCCACTCCCACCCGCCGCCTCGGCCTGGGGGGCCTCAGGCAAGCCTGACCCTGCCCTGCCACCCTGGCGGCAGCCTGCTCCCCTGGGGGGCCTCTCTGAGCTGCCGAGGCTGTGGGCAGGGAGGAAGGGTAGGAGCACATCTAGGAGCTCCAGGGCTGTTTGAGCCAAGGCAGTGTGTGGGGGGGGCAGGGGGGCTGGGGCGAGTGGTCCAGAGGAGGAAGCCAAGGCCCAGGGGCAGTGTTGGGGGCGTCAtggcctccacctctggggtctcCACTCAGTGCTGCCTCAGCCAACTTTGCTCATGGCCTCAAAGGACACCCCTTCTTTCTccaccctgcctccctgccttggccttagAGGGTCTCTGAGAAACGTGGGCAGGGTGGAAGGGGGGCTCAGGAGGTAGGAAGCAACTCAGAGTTGCCAAACTCAACTAACTTCATCCACGCTGCCCTGAGCCCAGAACTCAAAGGAAGGATTGGCCCGGATAGGAGGCCATAGTGGCGTCCCAAAAAGTGAATTCTTCAAAGCCCTTGAGGGCCAATGGTTAAGatttctcctccacctcctccacgcAGCCTCACGGATGCCCCTGCCCTAAAGCAGGCTTCTGGCAGACTCAGAGGCGTGGGGGCCTGCAGACTTGCTAATGAGGAGACATTTCATCGCCTGATTAAGCCAAGTCCTGTCCGGGATGGGGAGGGGGGTAGTGGAAGGGGTGAGGGGAGTGGAGTGGAAGGGGCTCCCTCCTTGCCAGCAGCATCCACTCCCTTCCTGCCTGGAGCCCTCTGCCCACACTCCGCCCTCTCCGCCTCCCGCCCCAGGGTCTGGCCGTCCCTGGTGAGGGATGGGAAcgcagtgccactgcactcacggAACACTAGCCCCTGGCATGGGGAAGATGGGCGGGTACTGGTGCTGAGAATCCccctgcctcttcccccaggCCCATCCGCCATGTGGCCCCTGTGGCTCCTCGCGTCTCTGCTGGCCCTGAGCCAGGCCCTGCCCTTTGAGCAGAGGGGCTTCTGGGACTTCACCCTGGACGATGGGCCATTCATGATGAATGATGAGGAAGCTTCGGGCGCCGACACCTCGGGCATCCTGGACCCGGACTCTGTCACACCCACCTACAGCGCCATGTGTCCTTTTGGCTGCCACTGCCACCTGCGGGTGGTTCAGTGCTCCGATCTGGGTTTGTCCCTGAGTGATGGGGAGTGGGGCATGCAAGGAGGCACAGGTGCAGCTTGAGAGCCCCTTCTGAGGGAGGCACATGCCGGTCCTGTGGGCTGGTGGCGAGCATGATGTGAGTGTAGGAGGGGTCCAGCCATCTGGCTGTGAGCTGTGCAGTTTGCACCCACTTGTGGTGGCATCCCCGTGTGCCCGTCGGTGTCGCGTGCGTGTGTCCCTGGGCCTCCCTGCGGTGGGGCTAGTCGGCTGGATGGCTCCAAGTTCATGTTGCTGGTGGTCGTGGGGCCCCTAGGTCTGAAGTCTGTGCCCAAAGAGATCTCGCCTGATACCACACTGCTGGACCTGCAGAACAACGACATCTCTGAGCTCCGCAAGGATGATTTCAAGGGTCTCCAGCACCTCTATGTAAGGAGCTGGGAGGAACCAGCAGGCCTACAGCAGGGGGCAGGGGTCCGGGTGGGTGCATGTGCATGGACATGTGGGTATGAGAGGAGCTCGGGGACCCGTGGGCTTCAGGGTGAAGCCTGGAGCCAGCCGTGATGGGAGCTCCCGGGCTTGCAGCTCACCCATGTGGGTTTGAGCAACCGCAGCTGCAGGACTGGATCACTCAGCTCGGCTCCCTTCGTGACTGAAAACGTTTCATCACATCCATTCCTCCCAGCAACAGAGGAGAACGGATTTCATTGTAgccagtgtgtgtgtgaggaaactgaggcttggagcgGCAAGGCAGTGGTGGCACTGCTGAGGCTCAGGGCTGGGCCTGGGTGCTGCCTCCTGCCCCGCACTCTGCTCACAAGCACGGACTGACCTCCTCGAGGCCCAGTGGACTGGGGAGGcacaggaaggcaggagggaggggcgGGTGGGGCAGGGAGTCCGCGCCTTCAGCTCCTCCTTCCGCCCTGCTTCAGGCCCTCGTCCTGGTGAACAACAAGATCTCCAAGATCCACGAGAAGGCCTTCAGCCCCCTACGGAAGCTGCAGAAGCTCTACATCTCCAAGAACCACCTGGTGGAGATCCCGCCCAACCTGCCCAGCTCCCTGGTGGAGCTCCGCATCCACGACAACCGCATCCGCAAGGTGCCCAAGGGCGTGTTCAGTGGGCTCCGGAACATGAACTGCATCGGTGAGCTGAAAGCCTCCCAGAACATTCCAGAGCCTTGTCTCGGGGCATGGGGAAGGGAGACCAAGGGACACCTTTAGAGGCTCGGTTCAAGAAAGAGTATGGTGAGAACAGTCAAAAGATAATCCATGAATTTCTTGGCAAATCCTCTATGCAGGCGATCACCATGGCTAAAGAGAAGACTGGGCCACAGGGGCCGGGTGGCTTCTGGGAGCCCTGTCTGCATCTCTGGcactcctccctttcctcttgcTGCCCCTGGGGAGCTAGCAGTCCTGGGACTAGCAGTCCTGAACAGCTAGGAGTTTACAATTAGCCCGGTAAATTAGCAGAACTGCTTTCAGGAGATGGGAGCAGCCGGCAGTTAGCAGGGCTCACCACACTAGCCCGGAAATGACAGGACCCAGGGCTGTGCAGGGACCACCAGGCTCCCGGGCTAATGAGGTCTCTCACCTAGAGATGGGCGGGAACCCACTGGAGAACAGTGGCTTTGAACCTGGAGCCTTCGATGGCCTGAAGCTCAACTACCTGCGCATCTCAGAGGCCAAGTTGACTGGCATCCCCAAAGGTAGGAAGCCCACTCTTCCTGCGCGCCTGCCTACCTCACCCCCAACGGCACAGATGGCCAGGGTGGGGGCTCTGGATAGGCCCGGTCGACTCAGGGAAAGGCTCAACAGTCCCCTCCCGCCACCTGGGGCAGAGCTAGGGCCCCTGCCCTCAGCACCTGCATTCTCCCTTGTGCCCTCTTCTCCTGGCAGACCTCCCTGAGACCCTGAATGAACTCCACTTGGACCACAACAAAATCCAGGCTATCGAACTGGAGGACCTGCTCCGCTACTCCAAGCTGTACAGGTGAGGCCAGCCCGGCACTGCCCGAGGGTGATGCCAGAGTCCCTCAGTGCTGTGTGGCCCCTCGCGCCCAGCCCACCATCCTTCTCTCCAGCCTTTGAGTCCCTGTCATTCTCCCACTCACAGGCTGGGCCTGGGCCACAACCAGATCCGGATGATCGAGAACGGGAGCCTGAGCTTCCTGCCAACCCTCCGGGAGCTCCACTTGGACAACAACAAGCTGGCCAGGGTGCCCTCGGGGCTCCCAGACCTCAAGCTCCTCCAGGTGAGAGCTGGGCGTGCATAGCCAGGTTCCCTAAGGCTGGGCTGGGGGAAGCGTGCATGTCCCCAAGCAGTCCCTCAGCCCCTTGGCCTTCCTTCCCGGCCAACTCTGGGCATCTGCAAGGGAGCGGTCTTGATGCTCCCAGCTGGTGCTGAGGAGGCAGGGAGCAGGGGCTCCATGGTAGATACAGAGCAAGGCAGCCCGGTAGATCTTGGACCTGAGGGTCTCCAGATGGGTCGAACACCAGAAAGATGTGGCAGAGTCCAGGGAGTCAAGAAACTGTGGGTGTGGGGGTGTACTGATCCGTGCCAAGACAGCGACAGCCCAGGACAGGAAGTAGGCTGAAGAGGGGGAGCACGGTCTTGCCTGGGATTCTGTCGGGAGCTTCCATCACTGGCCTGGCCCCCAACCAAATGGGTGGTGATCTTGGTCTTGCCCAGCCCTGCTCCATCCACACGTGTTTGGAGCACCCCCATCCGCACCAGCTGTGAG
The sequence above is drawn from the Theropithecus gelada isolate Dixy chromosome X, Tgel_1.0, whole genome shotgun sequence genome and encodes:
- the BGN gene encoding biglycan isoform X1, producing MWPLWLLASLLALSQALPFEQRGFWDFTLDDGPFMMNDEEASGADTSGILDPDSVTPTYSAMCPFGCHCHLRVVQCSDLGLKSVPKEISPDTTLLDLQNNDISELRKDDFKGLQHLYVRSWEEPAGLQQGAGVRALVLVNNKISKIHEKAFSPLRKLQKLYISKNHLVEIPPNLPSSLVELRIHDNRIRKVPKGVFSGLRNMNCIEMGGNPLENSGFEPGAFDGLKLNYLRISEAKLTGIPKDLPETLNELHLDHNKIQAIELEDLLRYSKLYRLGLGHNQIRMIENGSLSFLPTLRELHLDNNKLARVPSGLPDLKLLQVVYLHSNNITKVGVNDFCPVGFGVKRAYYNGISLFNNPVPYWEVQPATFRCVTDRLAIQFGNYKK
- the BGN gene encoding biglycan isoform X2; this translates as MWPLWLLASLLALSQALPFEQRGFWDFTLDDGPFMMNDEEASGADTSGILDPDSVTPTYSAMCPFGCHCHLRVVQCSDLGLKSVPKEISPDTTLLDLQNNDISELRKDDFKGLQHLYALVLVNNKISKIHEKAFSPLRKLQKLYISKNHLVEIPPNLPSSLVELRIHDNRIRKVPKGVFSGLRNMNCIEMGGNPLENSGFEPGAFDGLKLNYLRISEAKLTGIPKDLPETLNELHLDHNKIQAIELEDLLRYSKLYRLGLGHNQIRMIENGSLSFLPTLRELHLDNNKLARVPSGLPDLKLLQVVYLHSNNITKVGVNDFCPVGFGVKRAYYNGISLFNNPVPYWEVQPATFRCVTDRLAIQFGNYKK